A DNA window from Daucus carota subsp. sativus chromosome 3, DH1 v3.0, whole genome shotgun sequence contains the following coding sequences:
- the LOC108212836 gene encoding double-stranded RNA-binding protein 1, producing the protein MYKTQLQELCQKKKWALPRYSCVKEGPDHNPCFTASVVVKGVTFDTTLHSNNIKDAQNDAARLAVDHFIASEPKAETETGQPGIDIHQAGKLQSSEEEFKNDDMDDYKLRLQTYAQRNKLGIPLYLSDKIGPPHAPCFKAKVFVKRIPYESPGSYKTLEEAEIAAAQFALLSFAKDTLQKAPVSLQNSCPLYKNVLQELVQSIGCNLPIYKTEMSGGEPHNPSFISTVEVVGVIFQGTVAKSKKQAEVNAARAACTVFMERD; encoded by the exons ATGTACAAAACCCAGCTTCAGGAACTCTGTCAGAAGAAGAAATGGGCTTTGCCCAGATATTCCTGTGTGAAGGAGGGACCCGATCATAACCCTTGTTTCACAGCTTCAGTTGTTGTTAAAGGTGTCACCTTTGACACAACCCTTCACTCTAACAATATCAAAGATGCCCAAAATGATGCTGCTAGGCTTGCTGTCGATCACTTTATTGCATCTG AACCAAAAGCAGAAACTGAAACTGGACAGCCAGGGATTGATATACATCAGGCTGGGAAATTGCAGTCAAGTGAAGAGGAATTCAAGAATG ATGATATGGATGACTACAAGCTGAGGCTGCAGACTTATGCACAAAGAAATAAACTTGGCATACCGTTGTATTTAAGTGATAAAATAGGCCCACCTCATGCTCCGTGCTTCAAGGCCAAAGTATTTGTTAAACGAATTCCTTATGAAAGTCCAGGGTCTTATAAGACTTTAGAGGAAGCTGAGATTGCTGCTGCACAATTTGCTCTTCTTTCATTTGCAAAAGATACCTTACAAAAG GCACCTGTTTCTTTGCAAAATTCTTGTCCACTCTACAAGAACGTGTTACAAGAGTTAGTTCAAAGCATAGGTTGCAATTTGCCAATATATAAAACTGAAATGTCTGGTGGTGAACCTCACAATCCATCTTTCATATCCACCGTGGAAGTAGTCGGAGTGATATTTCAAGGCACAGTggcaaaatccaagaaacaagcAGAAGTCAATGCTGCAAGGGCTGCTTGCACTGTTTTTATGGAACGTGACTAG
- the LOC108213413 gene encoding sugar carrier protein C — protein sequence MAGGGAVSSGNGKAYPGKLTKRVLVTTIVAAMGGLIFGYDLGISGGVTSMDSFLEKFFPSVYRKQKADNSTNQYCKFDSQTLTLFTSSLYVAALLSSLVASWVTWRLGRRRSMLVGGTLFCAGALINGFAQNIAMLIVGRLLLGFGIGFGNQAVPLYLSEMAPYKYRGALNFCFQLSITAGILIANLLNYWFVKIEGGWGWRLSLGGAVVPALIMIVGSWFLPETPNSLIENGKKDEARAELLKIRGVDNVDEEFKDLVAASEASKKVEHPWRNLFQRKYRPHLVMALLIPFFQQITGINVIMFYAPVLFKTIGFGGTASLMSAVITGLVNVVATVVAIYLVDKLGRKFLFIEGGIQMIASQVAVAILIGLKFGTSGNTSNLPEWYAIVVVLFICVYVAGFAWSWGPLGWLVPSEIFPLEIRSAAQSITVSVNMFFTFIIAQLFLMMLCLMKFWLFIFFSFFVVVMTLFVIFLLPETKGIPIEEMAIVWKSHWFWKRFVADGVDMEMAKGGSRVNTI from the exons ATGGCCGGCGGCGGGGCTGTGAGCTCCGGCAACGGGAAAGCTTATCCGGGAAAGCTTACTAAACGGGTTTTGGTGACAACCATTGTTGCTGCTATGGGCGGTTTGATCTTCGGGTATGACCTCGGTATTTCAG GTGGAGTGACATCTATGGACTCGTTTTTGGAGAAGTTCTTCCCATCTGTGTACCGGAAGCAGAAAGCGGATAATTCCACCAATCAGTACTGCAAATTTGATAGCCAGACACTGACACTGTTCACATCATCACTGTACGTAGCTGCCCTGTTATCCTCACTCGTGGCTTCATGGGTCACGTGGAGACTAGGTCGAAGGCGGTCTATGCTTGTTGGTGGTACTCTGTTCTGTGCTGGTGCATTAATAAATGGATTTGCTCAGAATATTGCCATGCTTATTGTTGGTAGGCTTTTGCTCGGTTTTGGTATTGGCTTCGGAAATCAG GCAGTACCACTTTACCTGTCCGAGATGGCACCCTACAAGTACAGAGGAGCCCTGAACTTCTGCTTTCAATTATCAATCACCGCAGGCATCCTTATAGCCAATCTCTTGAACTATTGGTTTGTTAAGATCGAGGGTGGTTGGGGATGGCGCTTGAGCTTAGGAGGAGCAGTTGTGCCTGCACTGATCATGATAGTCGGATCATGGTTTCTCCCTGAAACTCCTAATTCACTCATCGAAAATGGCAAAAAAGATGAGGCTAGAGCAGAACTACTGAAAATCCGTGGAGTTGATAATGTTGATGAGGAGTTTAAAGATCTTGTTGCAGCCAGTGAAGCATCAAAGAAAGTGGAGCATCCGTGGAGAAACCTCTTCCAACGAAAGTATAGGCCACACCTTGTAATGGCTCTACTCATTCCATTCTTTCAACAGATCACAGGCATTAATGTTATTATGTTCTACGCCCCGGTTTTGTTCAAGACTATTGGTTTTGGGGGCACCGCGTCTCTTATGTCTGCTGTGATCACTGGTTTAGTCAATGTGGTTGCAACTGTTGTGGCTATTTATCTGGTTGATAAGCTGGGACGGAAGTTTCTTTTCATTGAAGGAGGGATTCAGATGATTGCTTCTCAG GTTGCTGTTGCGATTCTCATCGGCTTAAAATTCGGAACATCTGGCAACACTAGTAATTTACCAGAGTGGTATGCTATCGTTGTGGTTCTTTTCATATGCGTATATGTGGCTGGATTTGCGTGGTCTTGGGGTCCTCTAGGATGGTTAGTACCAAGTGAGATTTTCCCACTCGAAATCCGATCAGCGGCGCAAAGTATCACGGTTTCAGTGAACATGTTCTTCACATTCATCATAGCTCAACTCTTCTTGATGATGCTCTGCCTGATGAAGTTTTGGCTTTTCATCTTCTTCTCATTCTTCGTGGTAGTAATGACTCTGTTCGTGATCTTCTTACTGCCCGAGACCAAAGGCATTCCTATCGAAGAGATGGCAATTGTATGGAAGTCGCATTGGTTCTGGAAAAGGTTCGTGGCTGATGGTGTTGACATGGAGATGGCTAAAGGAGGCTCGAGGGTTAACACAATTTAA
- the LOC108211666 gene encoding double-stranded RNA-binding protein 1 isoform X2: protein MYKTKLQELCQQKKWALPKYSYVKEGPDHNPSFKASVVVKGVTFDTEIASNSSKDAQNDAARLAVHHFTASEPEGETKTGQPGIELHQAGKLQSNATEFKNDERNQYKLMLQTYAQRNKLGMPVYSSDKKGPPHAPCFKATVYVEGHPYDSPGTYKTLKEAEHAAAQVALLSFTTDTFQKNCPPLYKNILQELAQSEGFIFPVYKTENSGEPHNPSFISTVEVEGEMFQGTVAKSKKQAESNAARVAYTAFMERKRSRTANSSSSSSAHETLEVKAGKQCIQEKDDYEDCPTESLPDYSKYSLQKFIESPASADMDNTTGNSDSHFSPESIRLSSTGGQPSSIITPPDLSSLTIRSPTLKKSDETESYLLCNRYRVYTRIPDIDFPKGTILLPIAEDQWVAVSIELPN from the exons ATGTACAAAACAAAGCTCCAAGAACTGTGTCAACAAAAGAAATGGGCTTTGCCCAAATATTCCTATGTAAAAGAGGGGCCAGACCATAACCCTTCTTTCAAAGCTTCAGTTGTTGTTAAAGGTGTTACCTTTGACACAGAAATTGCCTCTAATTCATCCAAAGATGCCCAGAATGATGCTGCTAGGCTTGCTGTCCATCACTTTACTGCTTCTG AACCAGAAGGGGAAACTAAAACTGGACAACCAGGGATTGAACTACATCAGGCTGGAAAATTGCAGTCGAATGCCACGGAATTCAAGAACG ACGAGAGAAATCAATACAAGCTGATGCTGCAGACTTATGCTCAAAGAAATAAACTTGGCATGCCAGTGTATTCAAGTGATAAGAAAGGCCCACCTCATGCTCCGTGTTTCAAGGCCACAGTATATGTTGAGGGACACCCTTATGACAGTCCAGGGACTTATAAGACTTTGAAGGAAGCTGAGCATGCTGCTGCACAAGTTGCTCTTCTTTCATTTACAACAGATACCTTTCAAAAG AATTGCCCTCCACTCTACAAGAACATCTTACAAGAGTTAGCTCAAAGTGAAGGTTTCATTTTCCCAGtatataaaactgaaaattctGGTGAACCTCACAATCCATCTTTCATATCCACTGTGGAAGTAGAAGGAGAGATGTTTCAAGGCACGGTAGCGAAATCCAAAAAACAAGCAGAATCCAATGCTGCAAGGGTTGCTTACACTGCTTTTATGGAAC GTAAAAGAAGTCGAACTGCTAATAGCTCATCTTCTTCCTCGGCACATGAAACTTTAGAAGTCAAGGCTGG GAAACAATGTATTCAGGAAAAAG ATGACTATGAGGATTGTCCTACTGAAAGTTTACCAGACTATTCTAAATACAGCTTGCAGAAGTTTATTGAATCTCCAGCTTCAGCTGACATGGATAACACAACCGGAAACAGTGACTCACACTTCTCGCCAGAATCAATACGCCTGTCATCCACAGGAGGACAACCATCATCAATCATTACGCCTCCTGATCTTTCCTCTCTCACAATCCGAAGTCCTACCCTGAAGAAATCTGATGAAACTGAAAGCTACTTGCTCTGCAACAGATACAGAGTGTACACCCGCATTCCTGATATAGACTTTCCAAAAGGCACCATTCTTCTACCAATTGCTGAGGACCAGTGGGTTGCTGTGAGCATAGAATTACCTAATTAG
- the LOC108211666 gene encoding double-stranded RNA-binding protein 1 isoform X1 gives MYKTKLQELCQQKKWALPKYSYVKEGPDHNPSFKASVVVKGVTFDTEIASNSSKDAQNDAARLAVHHFTASEPEGETKTGQPGIELHQAGKLQSNATEFKNDERNQYKLMLQTYAQRNKLGMPVYSSDKKGPPHAPCFKATVYVEGHPYDSPGTYKTLKEAEHAAAQVALLSFTTDTFQKNCPPLYKNILQELAQSEGFIFPVYKTENSGEPHNPSFISTVEVEGEMFQGTVAKSKKQAESNAARVAYTAFMERKRSRTANSSSSSSAHETLEVKAGSVFPTFVNAHGKFQSDCPQHLTQNSNYRKQCIQEKDDYEDCPTESLPDYSKYSLQKFIESPASADMDNTTGNSDSHFSPESIRLSSTGGQPSSIITPPDLSSLTIRSPTLKKSDETESYLLCNRYRVYTRIPDIDFPKGTILLPIAEDQWVAVSIELPN, from the exons ATGTACAAAACAAAGCTCCAAGAACTGTGTCAACAAAAGAAATGGGCTTTGCCCAAATATTCCTATGTAAAAGAGGGGCCAGACCATAACCCTTCTTTCAAAGCTTCAGTTGTTGTTAAAGGTGTTACCTTTGACACAGAAATTGCCTCTAATTCATCCAAAGATGCCCAGAATGATGCTGCTAGGCTTGCTGTCCATCACTTTACTGCTTCTG AACCAGAAGGGGAAACTAAAACTGGACAACCAGGGATTGAACTACATCAGGCTGGAAAATTGCAGTCGAATGCCACGGAATTCAAGAACG ACGAGAGAAATCAATACAAGCTGATGCTGCAGACTTATGCTCAAAGAAATAAACTTGGCATGCCAGTGTATTCAAGTGATAAGAAAGGCCCACCTCATGCTCCGTGTTTCAAGGCCACAGTATATGTTGAGGGACACCCTTATGACAGTCCAGGGACTTATAAGACTTTGAAGGAAGCTGAGCATGCTGCTGCACAAGTTGCTCTTCTTTCATTTACAACAGATACCTTTCAAAAG AATTGCCCTCCACTCTACAAGAACATCTTACAAGAGTTAGCTCAAAGTGAAGGTTTCATTTTCCCAGtatataaaactgaaaattctGGTGAACCTCACAATCCATCTTTCATATCCACTGTGGAAGTAGAAGGAGAGATGTTTCAAGGCACGGTAGCGAAATCCAAAAAACAAGCAGAATCCAATGCTGCAAGGGTTGCTTACACTGCTTTTATGGAAC GTAAAAGAAGTCGAACTGCTAATAGCTCATCTTCTTCCTCGGCACATGAAACTTTAGAAGTCAAGGCTGGGTCAGTATTTCCTACTTTTGTCAATGCCCATGGAAAATTCCAATCTGATTGTCCCCAACATCTAACTCAGAATTCAAACTACAGGAAACAATGTATTCAGGAAAAAG ATGACTATGAGGATTGTCCTACTGAAAGTTTACCAGACTATTCTAAATACAGCTTGCAGAAGTTTATTGAATCTCCAGCTTCAGCTGACATGGATAACACAACCGGAAACAGTGACTCACACTTCTCGCCAGAATCAATACGCCTGTCATCCACAGGAGGACAACCATCATCAATCATTACGCCTCCTGATCTTTCCTCTCTCACAATCCGAAGTCCTACCCTGAAGAAATCTGATGAAACTGAAAGCTACTTGCTCTGCAACAGATACAGAGTGTACACCCGCATTCCTGATATAGACTTTCCAAAAGGCACCATTCTTCTACCAATTGCTGAGGACCAGTGGGTTGCTGTGAGCATAGAATTACCTAATTAG
- the LOC108211666 gene encoding double-stranded RNA-binding protein 1 isoform X3 yields MLQTYAQRNKLGMPVYSSDKKGPPHAPCFKATVYVEGHPYDSPGTYKTLKEAEHAAAQVALLSFTTDTFQKNCPPLYKNILQELAQSEGFIFPVYKTENSGEPHNPSFISTVEVEGEMFQGTVAKSKKQAESNAARVAYTAFMERKRSRTANSSSSSSAHETLEVKAGSVFPTFVNAHGKFQSDCPQHLTQNSNYRKQCIQEKDDYEDCPTESLPDYSKYSLQKFIESPASADMDNTTGNSDSHFSPESIRLSSTGGQPSSIITPPDLSSLTIRSPTLKKSDETESYLLCNRYRVYTRIPDIDFPKGTILLPIAEDQWVAVSIELPN; encoded by the exons ATGCTGCAGACTTATGCTCAAAGAAATAAACTTGGCATGCCAGTGTATTCAAGTGATAAGAAAGGCCCACCTCATGCTCCGTGTTTCAAGGCCACAGTATATGTTGAGGGACACCCTTATGACAGTCCAGGGACTTATAAGACTTTGAAGGAAGCTGAGCATGCTGCTGCACAAGTTGCTCTTCTTTCATTTACAACAGATACCTTTCAAAAG AATTGCCCTCCACTCTACAAGAACATCTTACAAGAGTTAGCTCAAAGTGAAGGTTTCATTTTCCCAGtatataaaactgaaaattctGGTGAACCTCACAATCCATCTTTCATATCCACTGTGGAAGTAGAAGGAGAGATGTTTCAAGGCACGGTAGCGAAATCCAAAAAACAAGCAGAATCCAATGCTGCAAGGGTTGCTTACACTGCTTTTATGGAAC GTAAAAGAAGTCGAACTGCTAATAGCTCATCTTCTTCCTCGGCACATGAAACTTTAGAAGTCAAGGCTGGGTCAGTATTTCCTACTTTTGTCAATGCCCATGGAAAATTCCAATCTGATTGTCCCCAACATCTAACTCAGAATTCAAACTACAGGAAACAATGTATTCAGGAAAAAG ATGACTATGAGGATTGTCCTACTGAAAGTTTACCAGACTATTCTAAATACAGCTTGCAGAAGTTTATTGAATCTCCAGCTTCAGCTGACATGGATAACACAACCGGAAACAGTGACTCACACTTCTCGCCAGAATCAATACGCCTGTCATCCACAGGAGGACAACCATCATCAATCATTACGCCTCCTGATCTTTCCTCTCTCACAATCCGAAGTCCTACCCTGAAGAAATCTGATGAAACTGAAAGCTACTTGCTCTGCAACAGATACAGAGTGTACACCCGCATTCCTGATATAGACTTTCCAAAAGGCACCATTCTTCTACCAATTGCTGAGGACCAGTGGGTTGCTGTGAGCATAGAATTACCTAATTAG
- the LOC108214833 gene encoding 5-methyltetrahydropteroyltriglutamate--homocysteine methyltransferase 1 isoform X1: MPKWGCRHYYTYKLCVYNIKLQAKQQRSTSSISNCSTSSIHTATMSQASSVLPGLLPFPLCARTCTPRWSLTSFRSGFRFRTMASHIVGYPRIGPKRELKFALESFWDGKSSAEDLERVAADLRASIWKQMAEVGIKYIPSNTFSYYDQVLDTTAMLGAVPTRYSWNGGEIGFDVYFSMARGNASVPAMEMTKWFDTNYHFIVPELGPDVKFSYASHKAVHEYKEAKALGVETIPVLVGPVSYLLLSKPAKGVEKSFSPLSLVNEILPIYKEVVSELKQAGATWVQFDEPTLVMDLNSDILQAFTHAYSELESSLSGLNVLVETYFADLPAEAYKTITSLKAITGFGFDLVRGSKTIDWVKDGFPSGKYLFAGVVDGRNIWANDLTASLYTLQSLEGLVGKGKLIVSTSCSLLHTAVDKENETMLDEEIKSWLAFAAQKVVEVSALTKALTGNKDEAFFTTNSAALASRKSSKRVTDEAVQKATATLKGSDHHRDTSVSARLEAQQKKLSLPILPTTTIGSFPQTMEVRKVRREYKANKISEKAYVNTMKDEINRVVKLQEELDIDVLVHGEPERNDMVEYFGEQLSGFAFTMNGWVQSYGSRCVKPPIIYGDVSRPKPMTVFWSSIAQSMTKRPMKGMLTGPVTILNWSFVRDDQPRFETCYQIALAIKDEVEDLEKAGINIIQIDEAALREGLPLRKDEQAFYLDWAVHSFRITNVGVKDTTQIHTHMCYSNFNEIIRSIINMDADVITIENSRSDQKLLSVFREGVKYNAGIGPGVYDIHSPRVPSKDEIVERINKTLGVLGSNILWVNPDCGLKTRKYSEVKPALTNMVAAAKHLRAQISGTK; this comes from the exons ATGCCTAAATGGGGATGCCGCCATTACTATACATACAAGCTGTGTGTCTATAACATCAAATTACAGGCGAAACAACAGAGAAGCACAAGCAGCATCAGCAATTGTAGCACTAGTAGTATACACACAGCGACGATGAGTCAAGCTTCATCTGTGCTTCCAGGGCTTCTACCGTTCCCTCTATGCGCCAGGACTTGTACACCTCGTTGGTCACTCACCTCGTTCCGCTCGGGTTTTCGATTCAG AACAATGGCATCTCACATTGTTGGATATCCTCGAATCGGTCCCAAGAGGGAACTCAAATTCgcattagaatctttctgggaTGGGAAGAGTAGTGCTGAAGATTTAGAGAGGGTAGCAGCAGATCTCAGGGCTTCTATTTGGAAGCAAATGGCTGAGGTAGGGATCAAGTATATTCCAAGCAACACATTCTCGTATTACGATCAGGTCCTGGACACCACTGCTATGCTTGGCGCTGTTCCTACtagatacagttggaatggaGGTGAGATTGGCTTTGATGTTTACTTTTCCATGGCTAGAGGCAATGCTTCAGTTCCTGCTATGGAAATGACAAAATGGTTTGATACTAACTA CCATTTCATTGTTCCTGAACTGGGACCGGATGTGAAATTCTCCTATGCATCTCACAAAGCAGTGCATGAATACAAGGAAGCGAAGGCT CTTGGAGTTGAGACAATTCCTGTCCTTGTAGGCCCTGTTTCATACTTGTTGTTATCAAAACCAGCAAAGGGTGTTGAAAAATCTTTTTCTCCTCTTTCGTTAGTTAACGAAATTTTACCCATCTACAA GGAAGTTGTGTCTGAATTAAAACAAGCTGGTGCTACCTGGGTTCAGTTTGATGAGCCCACACTTGTTATGGACCTCAATTCAGACATATTGCAAGCATTTACTCATGCCTACTCTGAGCTGGAGTCATCACTTTCTGGTCTAAATGTTCTTGTTGAGACTTACTTTGCCGATCTTCCAGCAGAGGCTTACAAAACAATCACATCTTTAAAGGCTATTACAGGGTTTGGGTTTGATTTGGTTCGTGGATCAAAAACCATTGATTGGGTTAAGGATGGATTTCCTTCAGGCAAGTATCTCTTCGCTGGAGTGGTTGATGGGCGAAATATATGGGCTAATGATCTTACTGCCTCCCTTTATACCCTGCAGTCTCTTGAGGGCTTGGTGGGAAAAG GAAAGCTTATAGTTTCTACTTCTTGCTCTCTTCTTCACACTGCTGTTGATAAAGAAAATGAGACTATGTTAGATGAAGAGATCAAGTCATGGCTTGCATTTGCTGCGCAGAAAGTAGTTGAAGTGAGTGCATTGACAAAAGCGTTGACTGGGAACAAAGATGAG GCATTCTTCACTACTAACAGTGCAGCACTGGCTTCAAGAAAGTCTTCAAAAAGAGTTACTGATGAAGCTGTTCAAAAGGCT ACGGCCACGTTGAAAGGTTCTGATCATCATCGAGATACGAGTGTGAGTGCTAGGTTGGAAGCCCAGCAGAAGAAGCTCAGCCTACCAATTCTTCCAACCACTACTATTGGATCTTTCCCTCAAACCATGGAGGTCAGAAAAGTTAGACGTGAATACAAGGCGAACAA GATCTCAGAGAAAGCATATGTCAATACTATGAAAGATGAAATCAATAGAGTAGTCAAGCTCCAGGAAGAGCTAGATATTGATGTATTAGTACACGGAGAGCCAGAG AGAAATGACATGGTCGAGTACTTTGGGGAGCAGTTATCTGGTTTTGCCTTCACCATGAATGGATGGGTTCAGTCATACGGTTCTCGATGTGTGAAACCACCTATCATATATGGAGATGTTAGCCGTCCAAAACCAATGACTGTTTTCTGGTCCTCAATCGCTCAGAGTATGACAAAGCGCCCAATGAAGGGTATGCTTACTGGCCCTGTCACAATTCTCAACTGGTCCTTTGTTAGAGATGATCAACCCAG GTTTGAGACCTGCTATCAGATTGCACTGGCCATCAAGGATGAAGTGGAAGATCTTGAAAAAGCTGGCATTAATATCATTCAAATTGATGAGGCTGCTTTGAGAGAGGGTTTGCCTCTAAGGAAGGATGAACAAGCTTTTTACCTGGACTGGGCTGTGCATTCCTTTAGAATAACTAATGTTGGGGTTAAAGACACTACCCAG ATCCACACACACATGTGCTATTCCAACTTTAATGAAATCATCCGCTCAATCATTAACATGGATGCTGATGTGATAACTATCGAGAATTCCAGATCAGATCAAAAACTTCTTTCAGTTTTCCGTGAGGGAGTGAAGTACAATGCTGGTATCGGCCCTGGTGTGTATGATATCCATTCACCAAGAGTCCCATCTAAGGATGAAATCGTTGAACGGATTAACAAGACGCTTGGAGTCCTTGGAAGCAATATTCTCTGGGTTAACCCTGACTGTGGCCTCAAGACACGCAAGTACTCTGAAGTCAAACCTGCTCTGACTAACATGGTGGCTGCTGCCAAGCACCTTCGTGCTCAAATTTCCGGCACCAAATAA
- the LOC108214833 gene encoding 5-methyltetrahydropteroyltriglutamate--homocysteine methyltransferase 1 isoform X2, whose product MRQDLYTSLVTHLVPLGFSIQYRTMASHIVGYPRIGPKRELKFALESFWDGKSSAEDLERVAADLRASIWKQMAEVGIKYIPSNTFSYYDQVLDTTAMLGAVPTRYSWNGGEIGFDVYFSMARGNASVPAMEMTKWFDTNYHFIVPELGPDVKFSYASHKAVHEYKEAKALGVETIPVLVGPVSYLLLSKPAKGVEKSFSPLSLVNEILPIYKEVVSELKQAGATWVQFDEPTLVMDLNSDILQAFTHAYSELESSLSGLNVLVETYFADLPAEAYKTITSLKAITGFGFDLVRGSKTIDWVKDGFPSGKYLFAGVVDGRNIWANDLTASLYTLQSLEGLVGKGKLIVSTSCSLLHTAVDKENETMLDEEIKSWLAFAAQKVVEVSALTKALTGNKDEAFFTTNSAALASRKSSKRVTDEAVQKATATLKGSDHHRDTSVSARLEAQQKKLSLPILPTTTIGSFPQTMEVRKVRREYKANKISEKAYVNTMKDEINRVVKLQEELDIDVLVHGEPERNDMVEYFGEQLSGFAFTMNGWVQSYGSRCVKPPIIYGDVSRPKPMTVFWSSIAQSMTKRPMKGMLTGPVTILNWSFVRDDQPRFETCYQIALAIKDEVEDLEKAGINIIQIDEAALREGLPLRKDEQAFYLDWAVHSFRITNVGVKDTTQIHTHMCYSNFNEIIRSIINMDADVITIENSRSDQKLLSVFREGVKYNAGIGPGVYDIHSPRVPSKDEIVERINKTLGVLGSNILWVNPDCGLKTRKYSEVKPALTNMVAAAKHLRAQISGTK is encoded by the exons ATGCGCCAGGACTTGTACACCTCGTTGGTCACTCACCTCGTTCCGCTCGGGTTTTCGATTCAG TACAGAACAATGGCATCTCACATTGTTGGATATCCTCGAATCGGTCCCAAGAGGGAACTCAAATTCgcattagaatctttctgggaTGGGAAGAGTAGTGCTGAAGATTTAGAGAGGGTAGCAGCAGATCTCAGGGCTTCTATTTGGAAGCAAATGGCTGAGGTAGGGATCAAGTATATTCCAAGCAACACATTCTCGTATTACGATCAGGTCCTGGACACCACTGCTATGCTTGGCGCTGTTCCTACtagatacagttggaatggaGGTGAGATTGGCTTTGATGTTTACTTTTCCATGGCTAGAGGCAATGCTTCAGTTCCTGCTATGGAAATGACAAAATGGTTTGATACTAACTA CCATTTCATTGTTCCTGAACTGGGACCGGATGTGAAATTCTCCTATGCATCTCACAAAGCAGTGCATGAATACAAGGAAGCGAAGGCT CTTGGAGTTGAGACAATTCCTGTCCTTGTAGGCCCTGTTTCATACTTGTTGTTATCAAAACCAGCAAAGGGTGTTGAAAAATCTTTTTCTCCTCTTTCGTTAGTTAACGAAATTTTACCCATCTACAA GGAAGTTGTGTCTGAATTAAAACAAGCTGGTGCTACCTGGGTTCAGTTTGATGAGCCCACACTTGTTATGGACCTCAATTCAGACATATTGCAAGCATTTACTCATGCCTACTCTGAGCTGGAGTCATCACTTTCTGGTCTAAATGTTCTTGTTGAGACTTACTTTGCCGATCTTCCAGCAGAGGCTTACAAAACAATCACATCTTTAAAGGCTATTACAGGGTTTGGGTTTGATTTGGTTCGTGGATCAAAAACCATTGATTGGGTTAAGGATGGATTTCCTTCAGGCAAGTATCTCTTCGCTGGAGTGGTTGATGGGCGAAATATATGGGCTAATGATCTTACTGCCTCCCTTTATACCCTGCAGTCTCTTGAGGGCTTGGTGGGAAAAG GAAAGCTTATAGTTTCTACTTCTTGCTCTCTTCTTCACACTGCTGTTGATAAAGAAAATGAGACTATGTTAGATGAAGAGATCAAGTCATGGCTTGCATTTGCTGCGCAGAAAGTAGTTGAAGTGAGTGCATTGACAAAAGCGTTGACTGGGAACAAAGATGAG GCATTCTTCACTACTAACAGTGCAGCACTGGCTTCAAGAAAGTCTTCAAAAAGAGTTACTGATGAAGCTGTTCAAAAGGCT ACGGCCACGTTGAAAGGTTCTGATCATCATCGAGATACGAGTGTGAGTGCTAGGTTGGAAGCCCAGCAGAAGAAGCTCAGCCTACCAATTCTTCCAACCACTACTATTGGATCTTTCCCTCAAACCATGGAGGTCAGAAAAGTTAGACGTGAATACAAGGCGAACAA GATCTCAGAGAAAGCATATGTCAATACTATGAAAGATGAAATCAATAGAGTAGTCAAGCTCCAGGAAGAGCTAGATATTGATGTATTAGTACACGGAGAGCCAGAG AGAAATGACATGGTCGAGTACTTTGGGGAGCAGTTATCTGGTTTTGCCTTCACCATGAATGGATGGGTTCAGTCATACGGTTCTCGATGTGTGAAACCACCTATCATATATGGAGATGTTAGCCGTCCAAAACCAATGACTGTTTTCTGGTCCTCAATCGCTCAGAGTATGACAAAGCGCCCAATGAAGGGTATGCTTACTGGCCCTGTCACAATTCTCAACTGGTCCTTTGTTAGAGATGATCAACCCAG GTTTGAGACCTGCTATCAGATTGCACTGGCCATCAAGGATGAAGTGGAAGATCTTGAAAAAGCTGGCATTAATATCATTCAAATTGATGAGGCTGCTTTGAGAGAGGGTTTGCCTCTAAGGAAGGATGAACAAGCTTTTTACCTGGACTGGGCTGTGCATTCCTTTAGAATAACTAATGTTGGGGTTAAAGACACTACCCAG ATCCACACACACATGTGCTATTCCAACTTTAATGAAATCATCCGCTCAATCATTAACATGGATGCTGATGTGATAACTATCGAGAATTCCAGATCAGATCAAAAACTTCTTTCAGTTTTCCGTGAGGGAGTGAAGTACAATGCTGGTATCGGCCCTGGTGTGTATGATATCCATTCACCAAGAGTCCCATCTAAGGATGAAATCGTTGAACGGATTAACAAGACGCTTGGAGTCCTTGGAAGCAATATTCTCTGGGTTAACCCTGACTGTGGCCTCAAGACACGCAAGTACTCTGAAGTCAAACCTGCTCTGACTAACATGGTGGCTGCTGCCAAGCACCTTCGTGCTCAAATTTCCGGCACCAAATAA